One genomic window of Hymenobacter sp. J193 includes the following:
- a CDS encoding zinc dependent phospholipase C family protein produces the protein MKKICLTLLVLLCPFFAPGWGGFSHKVITQLAVYSLPGSMQGFYFRHLNQLVQFSNAAEQRAENDSMEASRHFIYMDHYGENPFGSVPKEWEKATAKYKADTLRKYGTLPWVIDEVRQKLTQAFRAGDTAQIVRLSADLSHYVADAYAPLRTTVNHNGQLSNQEGIQPLWENKVPERHIADFKLQNKPAKYTKTPLADTWQALQESYGFLGATFDIEEQIGRNFTPEQKYVFSHRFGQTRRAYSDEFADAYDKAQIGGMVMFRIQLASSFVGSMWLTAWKDAGSPNLDKMLKKPIEKEEKDKLDEHLAAWKDNQLVPQNLLLAQLKEKAVEAPDLIRPAADMAPPPPATPQPAAKTPAAPAEAEKVKVKTKTDEGSTKRKEKEKKPAKKAEKKADDGW, from the coding sequence ATGAAGAAAATCTGCCTTACGCTACTGGTACTGCTTTGCCCGTTTTTCGCGCCGGGCTGGGGCGGTTTCAGCCACAAAGTCATAACGCAGCTGGCCGTGTACTCGCTGCCCGGGAGCATGCAGGGCTTCTATTTCCGGCATCTGAACCAACTGGTACAGTTTTCCAACGCCGCCGAGCAGCGGGCCGAAAACGATTCGATGGAAGCCAGCCGCCACTTCATCTACATGGACCACTACGGCGAAAACCCGTTTGGCTCGGTACCCAAGGAGTGGGAGAAGGCCACGGCGAAGTACAAAGCCGACACGCTGCGCAAGTATGGTACCCTGCCCTGGGTGATAGATGAAGTGCGCCAGAAGCTCACCCAGGCCTTCCGCGCCGGCGATACGGCCCAGATTGTGCGCCTCTCGGCCGACCTGAGCCATTATGTGGCCGATGCCTACGCGCCGCTGCGCACCACCGTGAACCACAACGGGCAGCTCTCCAACCAGGAAGGCATTCAGCCGCTCTGGGAAAACAAGGTACCGGAGCGTCATATTGCTGACTTCAAGCTGCAGAACAAGCCGGCCAAATACACCAAAACGCCCCTGGCCGACACCTGGCAGGCCTTACAGGAGTCGTACGGATTCCTGGGCGCCACCTTCGATATTGAGGAGCAGATCGGGCGCAACTTCACGCCTGAGCAGAAATACGTCTTCTCCCACCGCTTTGGCCAGACGCGCCGCGCCTACTCCGATGAATTTGCCGACGCCTACGACAAGGCGCAGATAGGCGGCATGGTGATGTTCCGGATCCAGCTGGCTTCCAGCTTCGTGGGCTCTATGTGGCTGACAGCCTGGAAAGACGCCGGCTCCCCCAACCTCGATAAAATGTTGAAAAAGCCTATCGAAAAGGAAGAAAAAGACAAGCTCGATGAGCACCTCGCGGCCTGGAAAGACAACCAACTGGTGCCCCAGAACCTGCTGCTGGCGCAACTCAAGGAAAAAGCGGTAGAAGCCCCCGACCTGATCCGGCCGGCCGCCGACATGGCCCCGCCGCCGCCCGCCACTCCCCAGCCTGCTGCCAAAACGCCCGCCGCTCCGGCTGAGGCCGAGAAAGTAAAAGTGAAGACCAAGACCGACGAAGGCAGTACCAAGCGCAAGGAAAAAGAGAAAAAGCCCGCCAAGAAAGCCGAGAAAAAGGCCGACGACGGCTGGT